Below is a window of Macadamia integrifolia cultivar HAES 741 unplaced genomic scaffold, SCU_Mint_v3 scaffold664, whole genome shotgun sequence DNA.
TCAGTGATATAAATCACTGGGTTATTGTATTTTTGCTTTGTATAACGCAACAGCTCCCATATTCCTCGGGGATATACATACAACCAATCCGAAGCGGTCTGTGGAAAATCCATATATGTTATATGTCACTAATAATCTTTGTTATCAGATGAATAGCATATGTTTCTATAGATTGAAATGCAACTTGCCCACCTAAATTGCAATATTTATGTAAAATGTTTGAATTTACCCTCATtgaggagggaaaaaaatgtgtaatactaaaagggtaaaaaagttaGGTTATgaccctcttttttcttttttaaccacCTCTAGTTACAACAAAATTTTTCCATATATGGATGCTAAATAACTTCTATTGATTTGAAATCAAAAGGAGGGTGGTATTTCAATGAATGAATTAGTTGCTAGCGCTTACCCTTGGACCAATAGGGATCCCATTCCGCACAGCTGTAATGGTAATTAAAACACATTAGtatgtaaatattatattaattcAACTAAATCGTATTAGGGTTGTATTTCAACTTACTGGTGAGATTAGCATGAGAATCCGTTGAATAACTCATTTTAACATCATTGGAGAAGGCAACATTAGCTGCATAACTAGCAGTGTAGTAATTTAGCCCGAGGAAGTCGAATGATCCTTTTACAATCTTTGACTGATTTGCAGAGAATTTCGGTAACCGCTTTCCAACTAGAGATCGCATGCTTTGTGGATAATCACCATAGGTTAATGGATGCATGAACCTATTAAAAGAAGGAATAAACATTTCATAAGCCTGGTTTGGAAAAAATTTATTGATTGTTTTGGAGTTTCTTGGCCTAAAATAGAAGATTTAAGCCTTCTAGTTCAGTGGCGGATTAGAAAGAAAAGTTACTAGCAATTAAGGATCCTTGGTCCTTGAGACCGATTATTGTGGCTGATAATCtctggaaagaaagaaatgtttGGCGCTATGAAGGTAGGAAGCTCAACGTCAAAGGTGGGGGCTTAAAATCGATTTTTATTATGCCTCTTGTAAAATTTCTTTTCAccctttttaatgaaatttttaatcTTCTAGAGAAAAAACATATCGTAAGCCTTGCCATGGCAAGTAAAAATGGTTAACCTACATATATAcacataaaattaaaaagaattcTCACCATCCAAACATAAAATCGAGAGCTCTTTGGGCCGCAGCAATGTTGGAATTGTCCTTTGAGTAAGGGACCATCCATTGTGACACTAGTGTCACTCCAATGTTTCCCTTTTGAGTTGCCTACAGAACAACATTGATatacttaattttcttaatatatatatatatatatatatatcaaatttattcacaagaaggagaaggaagaagaagaaaaatgtacTAGACCTTAGGGGCCAAATCAAAACAGGCAATAATATAACTGCCGTACATAGGACAACAATCTCCAGAGGCTAAAGACCCACTCAACAGGCCAAAGGAAGCTTTATAGATGAGTCTACATAACCTGAATATCCTACTGATGGACAAAAATAGCCAATGGGGAATAATAGAGTAGGCCCGGTCAGGCCTCACTTAACCAGAAATTTTTTCAAGAATTATATTGCTGACTTAGTCCTTTTTATCACTGTTGAACACTTGAACCCATCAGCCCAGTCCCATTTCTACAAGGATTTCACAAACCTCACAGCAACATAGATAGCCTCATCTGACAAGTTATTTGACTGTGACATCACAGTTCACATTATATTACCTGGTACTTATCCTTGTATGCTTTCACAGCAGCCGCATGAGCAAGAAGCTGGTAGTGGGCTACCAAGTAGGGCTCAGTCGCAGAATTCCCACTAGTACAGTTTCCAACCCATTTAGAACATCGTCCCGGTGCTAGGGTGCCCGTGTTGTATCCTCCATTGCAGACACTCCATGGCTCGTTCAAGGTGATCCAGTGCTTAACTCTATCACCATACTCTTTGAAACAAAGCTCCGCATAGTCTTGGAAGTCATCACTGtgtattaaattaaaataattatcgATATGGCACAGGTAAGAATAAAAGAATAGCTTTTTGATTACTTACATAATGTGAGGACTTAAGAAACCACCATACTCATCTTCAAGAGCTTGTGGAACATCCCAATGAAATAAAGTTACGAAGGGCTGGATTCCtacatatatgcatatataGGAATGATATCAAACAATctgaagatgagagagagagagagagagagagagagatttgaataATTAATGACCTTTGGATAGAAGCTCGTTGATAAGGTTGTTGTAATATTGAATGCCTTCCTTGTTTATTCCTCGACTTAGTTTTCCAtctgaaagaaaat
It encodes the following:
- the LOC122069625 gene encoding beta-glucosidase 12-like, producing the protein MKDIGLDAYRFSISWSRVLPHGKLSRGINKEGIQYYNNLINELLSKGIQPFVTLFHWDVPQALEDEYGGFLSPHIIDDFQDYAELCFKEYGDRVKHWITLNEPWSVCNGGYNTGTLAPGRCSKWVGNCTSGNSATEPYLVAHYQLLAHAAAVKAYKDKYQATQKGNIGVTLVSQWMVPYSKDNSNIAAAQRALDFMFGWFMHPLTYGDYPQSMRSLVGKRLPKFSANQSKIVKGSFDFLGLNYYTASYAANVAFSNDVKMSYSTDSHANLTTVRNGIPIGPRTASDWLYVYPRGIWELLRYTKQKYNNPVIYITENGISEFNNNTETLEKALTDNMRIDYYYHHLLFLNKAIKEGVDVRGYFAWSLLDNFEWADGYTVRFGITFVDYKNGLKRYLKHSAYWFKRFLQG